The Spirochaetaceae bacterium genome segment TGGTAGTGATCAACGACTTCATCTACTACGTGTTCCACCGTCTCGGCCACCGGTGCCGGTTCATGTGGGCGTTTCACGTCACCCACCACTCGTCGCAGAAGTACAACTTCACGGTGGCGGTGCGGCTCAACCTGTTCATTCTTCCCCTGCACTTTCTGTTCATGCTGCCGCTGGCCCTGCTCGGCTTCCGGCCCGAGGCGATCCTGGCGATCAATTCCATAACCACCCTCTATCAGCTCTGGGTGCACACCGAACTGGTCGGCAAGCTCGGCTTCCTCGACCGGGTCCTCAACACGCCGTCCAACCATCGCGTTCATCACGGCTCCAATCCGCAGTACCTGGACCGCAACTACGGCGCCATGTTCATATTCTGGGATCACCTGTTCGGCACCTACGAGCCGGAGGGGGAACCGGTCGTGTACGGCCTGACCAAAAACGTCGGCTCGCACAACCCGGTGACGCTGACCTTCCACGAAGTGCGCTCCATGGTGCGCGATGTGATGCGTAGCGGTCCTTTGCGGCAACGGCTGATGTACCTGTTCGGCCCTCCCGGCTGGCGGCCGGCGCCGGCCTCCGAGGCGTTGCGGCGTGCGTCGCCGGGCGACCTCGCACGCCGCGTGGCGAGGCCACCACGCCTGGCGCTGCTCGCGCTACCGCGTGTGGTCCGGCACGTGGCGGCCGCACTGTACACGGTAGCGCGGCGCGCGCGACCCCGCCCCTACCAGCCGATCCACCAGACCACCCCCGACAGCCGGGCGATTGCTCCGCATG includes the following:
- a CDS encoding sterol desaturase family protein, whose product is MSLEAIIAIGFVALIAIETTISWLHNLRTYEFRDTAANFALAFGDLLMAAAMKAVFLVLFALLHRFAPLDMGLSWMSWALLVVINDFIYYVFHRLGHRCRFMWAFHVTHHSSQKYNFTVAVRLNLFILPLHFLFMLPLALLGFRPEAILAINSITTLYQLWVHTELVGKLGFLDRVLNTPSNHRVHHGSNPQYLDRNYGAMFIFWDHLFGTYEPEGEPVVYGLTKNVGSHNPVTLTFHEVRSMVRDVMRSGPLRQRLMYLFGPPGWRPAPASEALRRASPGDLARRVARPPRLALLALPRVVRHVAAALYTVARRARPRPYQPIHQTTPDSRAIAPHAAHRPLHYHRRH